The Quercus lobata isolate SW786 chromosome 4, ValleyOak3.0 Primary Assembly, whole genome shotgun sequence genome segment tggaagtacaataataataataataataataataattattattattattactattaagTAGACTTACTTAAAGCAAGATAGATTACCAAAAGATATTAAAACACCAAAATAACAATTTCTTACCTTAATTggataatctatatatatattaataggtaaagcttagacaaaatccaattagattctataattgaagtccaattttgcaacatatgtcctaaattatttatttttagagagagttattttttaattttgaagtaaaatgtgggaccatatcataaatatccattcaagtgagttattgcaTTAGATAATCTTTAgtattcagtttttatttaaaactccaCAATTTTAAACAGGTGGAAGTCTTTTATTGGAATGGTGgaccacatcacttgtccaccatgagAACCCCATAATTTCTCTAAATATAGCCACACTtcttcctattttatttttgtttaatgtaTGCATTATATGAGCGTAATGCCGCCCattattaaaattgatatttttacctcgagtaatgctacagttacaaactattttataatatttttataaattattaatgtggcCAACTTCATATTGATTTTCATCTAGGCTCAttattaacatcactttttcatttaccaataaccaccCACaatattagcaatttgtaaaaaaaatttctaaaaaagtttgcatctctagcattactcttttaCTTGGTTAACCGCTAACAATCATTTGTGTCTAAGAGAAAATCAAGGAATTTGGATTTAGTAGTTAACCATTAATGGTCATTTTTGTGTCAAGGATTTGATTTCGGGGAATGATTTTAGGGAATGAGAGCTTGACAAATAAGGCAAAGTGAATTAAATCCCTTAAGTTTTTTAGCATAATTCAATCGTAAAATTAGTTAACATTAGTTGAATAGCTCAATGGTGGTGAGCTCACGTATTGAAGTATAAATAGCTTCAAACCAAATGGGGTATTCATCATTCCGTACAACAAATTGGCAATAGCAAGCAAATAATTGAAGAACAATAAGATGGGAAAGAATTTTAGCATTGCAACAGTTTCCTTGTTATTGCTGTTGACATCCACCAATGCTGGGCAGGTCTTTGACGTTAAATCATATGGAGCACAGACTAATGGCGATATCACTCAGGTAAAAATATGTGTACGTAGTGCAATTAACCATACTTAATTAACATGAAAAGTGTGTTCAACTTAATTCGTAAAGCCTTTTAACATCATATAAGAGAACTTAGGTTCAAACTCTATTTacactaaaacccaattggttTCTTGACTAGATTGATAAAACattaacatgaaaaataattgtaatatgctgattttgatttttcataatGTGTTTAGGCTTTGACACAAGCTTGGAAAGCTGCATGTGTAGTAGCAGGaagtaaagttgtgatttcaaCGGGAACTTACAAACTAGGTTTAGTGACTTTGTTGGGTCCATGCAAAGGTGCTATTGAGTTTAACCTTCAGGGCACCCTACAAGCCCCATCAGACATTGAATCCTTCAAAGGGAAAGATGGTTGGGTCGTTTTTGAAAGGATTGACAGTCTTACTGTGTCAGGCGGTGGAGTTTTTGATGGCCAAGGACAAATGgcatggcaaaaaaataattgtgcGAAAAAGTACAATTGTGACATACTTCCTATTGTAAgatttaaatctcaaaataatTAGCATTTACATTTCCATAATTTTCTACTTAGATATATATAGTCACTACAACTTTACAAGCTTTATCCATTACTAAAAAGCAATTCAAGCATTTATATGTTAGAGAATGCTAAAGATAATATAAATGATATGGTAAATgtgtcacaactcacaaaggaAGTAATTCAACATTTATATATGAGAAAGCCTATGGAGTATGGACACAACATTTTGTGCACAACACTAATGAGACTATGagtgatagagaaaaaaaattatggttaaatcTGAAAGTGATAGTTTGCCAATCTCAATCGCACATGTCATCAAGTTGTGACAAAGTGTATGTGGTTTAAGAtaagaattatttataaaaGATGATATTGTTGAAGTAGTACCAACCACGTTCATTAACGCATTAGGTTGTAAGTTGTTATGTGATaatatttcttataattttttcatttttcctatttattttgttgattcaatgatgctaaaaaatttattaacaaacCAATTTGTACTTTTTTCTGAATCGTTAGCATTTTActaaatatgacatttttttaggtgaatatttaaatgaaacttGAGCATTcatattttgtgtttaatttatcTAACTTGTAATCATGAACAGAATATAAGGTTCAACTTCATCACTAATTCAATAGTCCAAGACATTACATCGAAGGACAGCAAATTTTTCCATATCAACCTTCTGGAATGCAAGAACTTGCAATTCCAACATGTTACCATAACTGCACCCGGAGATAGCCCCAACACTGATGGAATCCACATAGGACGGTCATCTCAGATCAACATTACCGATGCCAATATTGGAACAGGTGATGATTGCATCTCCATTGGAGATGGAACCCAAGATATTACTATTAAGCAAGTAACTTGTGGACCTGGCCATGGCATCAGTATTGGAAGTCTTGGAAGGTACGAAAACGAACAACCTGTTTCAGGAATCAGAGTTATTGGTGCCACTCTTAGCAATACAAAAAATGGTGTTAGAATCAAAACATGGCCTGCTTCCCCTTCTGGGACTGCTTCTGGTATACATTTCGAGAATGTTATCATGGACAATGTTGGCAATCCTATCCTCATTGATCAAAACTACTGCCCAAACAATCAATGCTCAAATGAGGTTATtataaatatcacaaatatatacacacattttgATGTTAGAAGTTAAAAAAAGGATAAACAAATTACAGATtctaatatcaaattattggatggaatttttgtttgtttgttttgttttcagtCTCCCTCTAATGTTAAGATCAACAATGTTAGCTTCAAGAACATTACAGGAACCTCTTCAACATTGGAAGCTGTGAAGCTTGTTTGCAGTAAGAGTGTACCATGCCAACAAGTGGTGGTTGCTGACATTGATCTCGCATACAAGGGAAGTGGATCTGCTACTTCCACTTGTGTTAACGTCCGTCCTGTGGTTTCAGGCAAGCAGAACCCTTCTACttgtaccaaaaaaatttaactaatgCGGTATGAAGAAATACTATCTACAGACAAGTTATAGAAATTCTGTTCTAAATAGAATCTCATTTACCTGTGTCCAGCAtgttccctttaaaaaaaaattggggaatGTTGcttagttattttttgaattgtttaagTTCAGCCTTTGGCTGAAAGCTTCTATGATTTGTAGTGTTGTAATAGATAGTATTTATTATGTTATGTtatagatattatttattttgaattggggaattttggagaatgttgtatatatattataaagaaaaaataaaataaattagagtaaagaaacataaatattttgagatatta includes the following:
- the LOC115987496 gene encoding exopolygalacturonase-like — protein: MGKNFSIATVSLLLLLTSTNAGQVFDVKSYGAQTNGDITQALTQAWKAACVVAGSKVVISTGTYKLGLVTLLGPCKGAIEFNLQGTLQAPSDIESFKGKDGWVVFERIDSLTVSGGGVFDGQGQMAWQKNNCAKKYNCDILPINIRFNFITNSIVQDITSKDSKFFHINLLECKNLQFQHVTITAPGDSPNTDGIHIGRSSQINITDANIGTGDDCISIGDGTQDITIKQVTCGPGHGISIGSLGRYENEQPVSGIRVIGATLSNTKNGVRIKTWPASPSGTASGIHFENVIMDNVGNPILIDQNYCPNNQCSNESPSNVKINNVSFKNITGTSSTLEAVKLVCSKSVPCQQVVVADIDLAYKGSGSATSTCVNVRPVVSGKQNPSTCTKKI